The uncultured Sphaerochaeta sp. genome includes the window TGATGCAACCCCCTATGCGGAGTTTCTATATCATTGTGTGCAGCAAACGATTGAACAAGATCTCCCGAAAGAGACACAATTCCTAATGAATTATGATCGGTTCAGAGAAACGGTACAGGATTCTGTTGAAATGCCTGATTCTATGGTCTTTCTCTTATATAGTTTCATTTCACAGAATGAGGGAAAGCTATCAAAACGGGCACGTGAAAAGGAATTCCTACAGTTAACTACCGAAGAAATTGAACACTTTGAAGCTGTATATAATAGGCTGTTTATTGCCGATACCGTAGAGTAGTTTTCGCATAGTGGAGAGAAAACAAACAGCAAGAACTGGACATCAAGTAGAGAAAACAAACAGCAAGAACTGGACATCAAGTAGAGAAAACATGAGGGTATTCATATTTATCTGATCTACTCTTCTACCTTCACACGGTAACACTTGCATACACTTATACCATCACCCAGTTAAAGCAAAAAACCAGTCCGAAGACTGGTCCTTTATGGGCGCGATTGAGTTTGAACCAACGACTTCTACCGTGTGAAGGTGCATATTTGAATAAATAGGTATGTCAGAAATCTGGCTACGTACAGCTTTATTTTACTCTAGAGTACTACTATCCAATGATTTAGTAAACACATAATTTCTTAAACTTTCTCTTTGCTGCTCTAAGTAACTCCTCATAAAGGGGTATGTTGCATACCCTTTTGCATACCCCAAACCATTTTGATTTACATTCTCAAAATAGTCTTTATAAAAGTCTTGAAATAAATTTCACAAATTATACTGAATTTCAATTCCAAATATTTTGATGGAAAATCGCGTATAGTATTATTATCTTGCAGTTGTTCAGCGAGTAACTTATAGTAAGTTTTATTGGAATAGATCATTAAATCGTCAGCTTGAGGTGGATTAGTTATGGCAAGAAAAATATTTATTAGTCATGCAGATAAAGATAAAGACTTAGTTGATGCTTTTGTTGATTTATTAAAAATATTAGAAATTAGAGACGACGAAATTTTTTGTTCCTCAATTGATGGATTGGGAATTCCGAATGGTTTAGATTTTGTTGAATATATAAAAAAAGAAATTACCACAACCCCACTAGCGGTAGTTGCATTTTTAAGTAGGAATTATTATTCAAGTTCCTTCTGTTTATGTGAATTAGGAGCTGCTTGGGCATTAACGCAAAGAATTTTTCCATTACTCTTAGATCCTTTAGGATATGATGATATTAAAGGAGTCCTTACTAGAACACAACTTACTAGAATTAGTGAAAAACAAGCACTACTTGATATGATAGATAATCTTGTCACATATCTTGGCATTGATCATCCCAAACTACCTCGAATTGATGCAAAGGTTAATCAGTTTATTACAAAAATTCCAAGTTTAATTAGCACATGCCATTTTGATGAGAATGTTTCAATATCTGAGGTCAAAGAACTTAGAAAGTTTAAAGATGAAACTCTTGCAACTATCGAAGAATATGAGAATGAAATCACCCAACTTAAAACCTATATAAAAGGATTAGAAAATTTAAAAGATAAAATTGATGTATCGGAGTTGAAAAAAGAATTATCTACAGAGAGAGAAAAATATGAGTCTATTGTAGATGAGCTAAGAGGAATCATTTGCAAGAACCCATCAATAGTTAACTATGCTTTGTTCAAATCCTTATCTGGTGAAGATATCAACTCATCGATGGCATCGGATAGACAGGTTTTTTACAGAGAAGCCAAAGACGCTGCAGAAAATGGTTTTCTAATTGATGATACCGAGATCTCAGGCAATTTTATTTTAAATTCTAATGACTGTAGTATTAAGAAAAGTATTGATGCTATGGAGTTATTTGAAGGTGAAGTTAGTGTATTATCTCAGGAATTTATCGATGAATTGACTACCGAGATTGGATTTAGTCCCTCTATTCAAATTAAAAGATATTGGACTTCAATCTTAAGATGTAGTTTTTTGTTTTGATAGATTACTACGTATATAAAGATCACAATTTTTAGACTAGTATTTCAGTATTTAAGGTTAGCAAGGAGTTTTTGAGATGGATTTAAATAGGTGTTTTGTCATTCAACCTTTTGACAATGGTAAATTTGATAATAGATATATTGATTCTTTTTGTCCTGCTATTGAGAAAGCAGGCCTTAAGCCATATAGGGTAGATAAAGATTTTTCTACTCAAATTCCTATAGAGGATATTGACGCGGAGTTGAGAGAATGTGCAATTGTATTTGCTGATATTTCATTAAACAACCCTAATGTATGGTTTGAGGTAGGTTTGGCCATAGCATATAAGAAAAAAATTGTTCTTGTATGTTCAGATGAGAGACAAGACAAATTCCCTTTTGATATACAACATAGATCAGTAGTCACTTACAAAACATCATCAAAGAGTGATTTTATAAAATTGGAGAAAGAAGTCACTGCTCGATTAGTGAGTTTGATGTCTATGAAAGAGATACTTGCAAAACCTGATAGTATCAGTGGCATTCTATCCGAAAAAGAAATATCGGATGAAGCACATAATTTAATTGGAGTTGTCGGAGAACTAGTGAATTCTTTCGAAGGTGCTGTTGTATATGGAGAAGTGACTGAAAGGATGAATAAGATTGGATACAACAATCTTGCGGTGAACATAGCAGTCAATGAGCTGCTTTCCAAACGATTTATTATAACAGGAGAAGATAGCGACTGGAATAATAATTCTTATAGAGTTTTAAAAATTACTCAAGAGGGTGCCAATTGGTTATACAAGAACAAATCAAGATTTAACCTAAGTTATTCATTCTCTGACGGAACTGATGATCACGCAAAAGAGGACTCCATACCATTCTAGAGAATGAAGTCTTGAATCATTGAATAAACATTCTACTAATCTTATAAATGTTATTTATATTGAACTATTTATAACTCACATCGGACTTTTCCAACTAGAATGAGAGTCTTGGTAAACAGGAGATTCCGCTTTCGGATTATATGTCCTTAATTGGTCATTAACGCAAACTTTCTGTGTCAACAGATCATAATACTTTCCGAGGCTCTGAACCTGAAGCAACTCTTTTGACAAATTTCTATAAATAACCGAAAAGGACTTTCGGTTCATAAGTCTAGAAACAATGTTTGGAACTTTGCTTTGGTCAATTATCTGACTAATATTTGGGAGACCAAACACACTCCCAGCTGTATTAATATTTGTAATTAATTTTGAGGTGTTATCCCCTGTATTCACTGGAACATAATAGGTGCGTCGGATCTCATTAAAAGTTGAACTAAGTGATTCCTCAATTTTCACTTTTTCCTTATTTGCTAATAGATTTTTACCCTGGTCGAAATAATTTTGTATAACACCCAATTGTTCTCTTGCTTGAACAAATTCTTGGGTTTCTCTCAACTCTAAAGCATATGAAATTATTTCAGAAGGATCATTCGTTTTGGCAATTATATAAGTCAGGAAATTTGGTATGCTCACAGAAATTATATTACTATTTTGTTGCGCGTTTACTAAATCAATTTCTTCACTTACTCGTTTATCGAAATGATGAAGAATACCTTCAATATAGTTATGCCCAAATTGCTTTATCTTCCCAAGATAATACATCTGAAAGTTTTGCCTAATGGGATGAATTAAACTATCAGCTTTAAGATATTCTGCAAAGGATGTGTAATAGATTGATTTGAAACTTATCCAATTTATTGCTGCAATGAAACCATATAGCCCACTACTTATACCATTCGTTTCACCATTTCCATGTTTGGCATTTGGTATCTTATAATTTGTAGGGTTGATTTGTGTCCCATATCTATCAATATACGTGCATGAGGTGTCTCTCCTATGCCCTGATTTTCTTAATTCTGTCAATTCTGAAAAAATGAGATGGCA containing:
- a CDS encoding TIR domain-containing protein — encoded protein: MARKIFISHADKDKDLVDAFVDLLKILEIRDDEIFCSSIDGLGIPNGLDFVEYIKKEITTTPLAVVAFLSRNYYSSSFCLCELGAAWALTQRIFPLLLDPLGYDDIKGVLTRTQLTRISEKQALLDMIDNLVTYLGIDHPKLPRIDAKVNQFITKIPSLISTCHFDENVSISEVKELRKFKDETLATIEEYENEITQLKTYIKGLENLKDKIDVSELKKELSTEREKYESIVDELRGIICKNPSIVNYALFKSLSGEDINSSMASDRQVFYREAKDAAENGFLIDDTEISGNFILNSNDCSIKKSIDAMELFEGEVSVLSQEFIDELTTEIGFSPSIQIKRYWTSILRCSFLF